Proteins encoded within one genomic window of Nitrospina gracilis 3/211:
- a CDS encoding nucleotidyltransferase family protein, protein MDVPYQYKQFDAVVVAGEGLHSYQVLHQHKAFLEIESRSVVSYVIDALLKAQSVRNIYVVGKKKELREYLRRDGIDLNHPKPITLLEQKQSLYENVWFAYMQSLPEPVPESHLENSIHKDKAILVVPCDSPLITPHEIDYFIAHADTEHYDYVLGLTPAKAMHPFYPKKGEPGIKMAYLHLREDKYRINNMHLVKPGRIENRHYIQTMYRYRYQRNIKNVVRFGIELFKKDRYRGYRFYLCLLVCLMCARLKLDRVADWVRRWVPKRRLETWVSQGLKTRFMGLVTPFPGATLDIDNNRDFEVMKLRFQDWKQYLRGLVERYPLPEDLSAHTAMTRVPVPSRMEASEKDTETVR, encoded by the coding sequence CGTTTCTCGAAATTGAGAGCCGCTCGGTGGTGAGCTATGTCATTGACGCCCTGCTGAAGGCGCAGTCAGTACGCAACATCTACGTGGTCGGCAAGAAAAAAGAACTGCGCGAGTACCTGCGGAGGGACGGGATCGACCTCAATCACCCGAAACCGATCACCCTGCTCGAGCAGAAGCAGTCGCTGTACGAGAACGTCTGGTTCGCCTACATGCAAAGCCTGCCGGAACCGGTGCCGGAATCGCACCTCGAAAACTCCATTCACAAGGACAAGGCGATCCTGGTGGTTCCGTGCGACTCACCGTTGATCACGCCGCATGAAATCGACTACTTCATCGCGCATGCGGATACGGAACATTACGATTACGTGCTGGGACTGACGCCGGCGAAAGCCATGCATCCGTTTTATCCGAAGAAGGGCGAACCCGGCATCAAGATGGCTTACCTGCATTTGAGGGAAGACAAGTACCGCATCAACAACATGCACCTGGTGAAGCCGGGGCGCATCGAGAACCGGCATTACATCCAGACCATGTACCGGTACCGCTACCAGCGTAACATCAAGAACGTGGTCCGGTTCGGCATCGAATTGTTCAAAAAGGATCGCTACCGCGGGTACCGGTTTTACCTGTGCCTGCTCGTGTGCCTGATGTGCGCGCGTTTGAAACTGGACCGGGTCGCGGACTGGGTTCGCCGCTGGGTGCCGAAACGGCGTCTCGAAACCTGGGTGTCACAGGGCCTCAAGACCCGGTTCATGGGTCTGGTCACCCCGTTTCCGGGAGCCACGCTGGACATCGACAACAACCGCGATTTCGAGGTGATGAAACTCCGGTTTCAGGACTGGAAGCAGTACCTTCGTGGACTGGTCGAGCGGTACCCCCTGCCTGAGGACCTGTCCGCCCACACGGCCATGACCCGGGTTCCGGTTCCCTCCCGGATGGAGGCCTCCGAAAAAGACACCGAAACGGTCCGTTGA